A region from the Bombyx mori chromosome 15, ASM3026992v2 genome encodes:
- the LOC101738929 gene encoding histone-lysine N-methyltransferase SETMAR: MNDDYVHFNNNIFYIEENIPGPDDNSLEFKFLLNNYNSQLESYCRCENVCSYPKCECLKRSGGNNYVVEHGELPKLKIDSKEKQNLILECNKQCTCSYQCGNRLVQLGPLKGLMIKKCDIVQKGFGLFTNVFVRNGSFICEYIGELLTKDQAFKRYHHNKTNKEMNYIFCLIEHCGTEVIETFYDPSKFGNIGRYINHSCEPNSQILPVRYDMPIPKLAIFACEDIKPGSEITYNYSLNSNNKYSELIDRKQCFCKTLSCKGYMPYDEI; this comes from the coding sequence ATGAACGATGATTATGTACATTTTAACAATAATATCTTTTACATAGAAGAGAATATACCAGGACCTGACGACAACAGCCTGGAATTTAAATtcctattaaataattataactcTCAGCTCGAAAGTTATTGCAGATGTGAAAATGTTTGTTCGTATCCTAAATGTGAATGCTTGAAAAGGTCTGGCGGGAACAATTACGTTGTTGAACACGGTGAACTGCCGAAACTGAAGATAGAtagtaaagaaaaacaaaaccttaTCTTAGAGTGCAATAAACAGTGCACTTGTTCTTATCAATGTGGAAATAGACTTGTACAGTTGGGGCCACTAAAAGGACTAATGATTAAAAAATGTGATATTGTACAAAAAGGGTTTGGTTTATTTACTAATGTTTTTGTTCGTAATGGATCATTTATTTGTGAATATATTGGAGAATTGCTAACTAAAGACCAGGCTTTTAAAAGATACCaccataataaaacaaacaaagagatgaattacatattttgtttaattgaacATTGTGGTACTGAGGTTATAGAGACTTTCTATGATCCAAGTAAATTTGGTAACATAGGCCGCTATATTAATCACAGCTGTGAACCAAACTCTCAAATTTTACCCGTAAGATATGACATGCCAATACCCAAGCTTGCAATATTTGCTTGTGAGGATATAAAACCTGGATCCGAAATAACttataattatagtttaaaCAGCAATAATAAGTACTCAGAATTAATAGATAGAAAACAATGTTTCTGTAAAACCCTTAGTTGTAAAGGATATATGCCTTAtgatgaaatttaa